The genomic window GAGGCCGAAGTTGTTGGTGCCCAGCGGGTGCTCGGAGAACAGGCTCGGCGGAGAGTAGCTCTTGGCGCCGAGGGTCTTGGTGGTGTCCTCGTGTTCGGCGAGCGGCAGGATCGGGGCGAGTACGGCCGCCGCGACCAGGGCCACGAGCCAGACACAGGACAGGACGAACGTCAGATCGAAGTCGGCTCCGAAGCGTGCCAGTCCCAGTCGGCGCACACCCATGTAGAGGGCGACGAGTCCGACCAGGAAGAGCGCGATCCGGGCACCGGTCACCAGGATCGGTGCCACCCCGAGGCCGGCTGCCACGACACCCACGACGGTGAGGATCGTGCCCACGCGGTACAGGTTCCGGCGCTCGGCGGCGTCGGACGTGTCGATCACGGACGTGGTGGTTCCGTCGTCGAGTTCCCGGCCCACTTCGGCCGGCATCTCGATCTCGTCTGTGGTGGTCTCAGACATGGGCACGTCGGCTCCTTGGGTCCAGGTATCCGTAGGAGATGTCGATGACGCTGTTGGCGACCACATAGATGACCGCGATCACCAGCACCGCACCCTGCACCATCGGCATGTCGCCCTGCTGCGCGGCACGGACGATGAGCGAGCCCATACCCGGCAGCGAGAACAGCGTCTCGACGATGACGGTGCTGCCGATCATCGAGCCGAGGACGATGCCGAGCATCGTGATGAGCGAGAACGACGACGGCCGCAGCGCGTCGCTGAACAGCAGGTGCCGGTTCGACATTCCCTTCGCCTTCGCGACGAGGATGTAGTTCTCCTTGAGCGTCGTCACCAGGTCGCTGCGCAGGATCCGGGTGAACATCGCCATCTCCAGGAGGCTGATGGCGACGGCCGGCAGGATCGCGTGGTACAGGTTTTCGCCCAGTCCTTCGGAGACCCGCACCCACTGGGAACGCGGGAACCAGCCGAGGGAGTTGACGAAGATCATGATGAGCAGCAGGCCGGACAGGAAGCTGGGGATGGACAGCACACCGAAGGTGCACGCGCTGATCGCGCGGTCGATCCAGCCGCCCTGGTGGCGTGCCGAGTACATGGCCAGCGGGACCGATACGACGAGTGCGATGACCAGGCCCATGACGGCCAGCTGCACACTCACCGGCAACGCCGATGCGATGCTGTCGGTCACCGATCCCTGAGGCGGCACCATCGACGTGCCGAGATCACCCTGCAGGGCGCCCGACAGCCAGTTCCAGTACCGCGTCAAGAAGGGATCGTCGAGGCCCATCTCCGCCCGGACCCGTGCGTACTCTTCCGGTGCACGTCCCTCACCGAGCACCGCCACCGACGGATCGCCCGGGATGAACGAGACGAGAGCGAACGTGCCGAGACTGACGATGAAGAGCACGACGACCAGTTCGATCAACTTGTCGATCACTGTTCGCGCCATCGTGTCACCGCCTCCTTCCTGTTTTCGTGAGCGTCCCAATCGAATTGCGACGAGAGTTGATTCAGGACGCGGAACCGGAAGCGAGCCAAGCATTTCCGAAGAGCATGATCCCGTCCGCGCTGGGAGTGATTCCGTGGGCATTGCTGCTCCACGGGATGAAGTACTTGCCGGCACCGACCACGAGCATGGGTGCGGTGTCGTTGACGAGGGTCTGGATGTTCTCCAGGACCCGGCGTCGGTCGTCGTCGGTGGCCGCGGTCTGCAGGTCTGTCAGCAGGGCGTCCATCTCCGAGTTCTGGTAGCCGAGGACGTTGGACGTCGACGCGCTCGACAGGTTGCCGTACATCCGGACGAACGGTGACTCGTCGAGGATGTTGAAGCCGGCGTAGCCGATGTCGTAGTCGTGCTGCGCGTACATCTTCTTGACGAGGTCGTTGATGCTCGACGCGTACACGATGTCGACGGTGAACCCCACGGCCTGCAGCTGCGACTGGAAGGCTAGCGCACTGCGTTGTGTCGCAGGATCGTTCATCCCGACGTAGGTGAGTTTGCCGTCGTAGCCGTCGGCCTTGGCCTCGTCGAGATACTTCTTCGCCGCGTCGGGGTCGTAGCCGGCGCCGGCGACGTCACCGTGCCACTGCGACCAGTCCTGGAACATGTCGCTGCCCGACTTGCCGAATCCCCCCTCGACGCGCTCGTTGAAGGCGTTCGGATCGAATCCGGCGACGATGGCCTTGCGGACCCGTTCGTCGGATGCGGCCCGCCCCTCACGCTGGTTGATGTTGCCGACCCCGCCCATGTTGACGGTGTAGACGTAGCCGACGTCACCGGAATCGAGTGCGTTGTGGACGGTTTCAGCGTTGCGCAGGTACGCGGCCTGGATGTCGCCGGCATGCAGGGCGTCGAGCTTGCCCTGCTCACTGACGATCGCCGGGAACCGCAACCTGTCCAGATGCGGCTTCCCACCCCAGTACGACGGATTCGCCGCGAGGACCAGTTCGTCCTGCGACGCGAACCGCTCCACCGTGAACGGACCCGCCCCGACCGGAGCGAACGTGCCCGACGCCATCGACGACGGCGCCACCACCATCCCCGGCCCCGTGGTGAACATGATCGGGAACTCGTTCCACGGCTGCTTCAACGTGAACACCACCGTCGACGCATCCGGAGAAGTCACATCCGCAACCGACACGTTCCACACCTGCGTGTGCGTGCCCTTCTTCTGCAGATACCGATCGATGCTCCACCGCACCGCATCCGCATCCACCGGGGTGCCGTCACTGAACGTCGCACCGTCCCGCAGTCGCAGCGTCCAGACGGTGTTGTCACCGTTGGCCGTCAGAGACTGCGCCAACTGCGGCACATACTCCTTCGCCTCCGGGTCGTACCGCATCAACAGGTCGTAGATCGCCGCCATCTCCGAGCCGCCCGTGGATCCGCCGTCCTGACGGTCCGCCGGATCCAGGCTGCTCACCGAGCTGTAGGTGGCGTACGACAACGTGCCGCCCGACACGGGATCACCGCCGTCGGCCTGGCCACCGACGAGACCCGTCGACACCTCCGATGCGTCGGTCGAGCCGGTCGAGCTGCCGGCACAACCGGCGATCAGCACCGCTGCAGCGGACAGTGCCGTGACGAACCGCCCCAGACGGGCCAGAGACGAACCGTTCACCGAACTTCCCCTTCGGCCGACGCGAACTCCGGAGCCACCGAGCCGGCGGAGAACACCACACGGCCACCGACCACCGTCGTGAGCACGGCGACGTCCCCGATCGCCGACGGCTCGCACGACAGCGGATCACCGTCGAGGACCACGAAGTCCGCGAACAGGCCCGGCGCGATCGCCCCCTTGACGTCGTCCTCGCCGACGAGCCGCGCGGCCGCGGTCGTGTAGCCGGACACGGCGGTCGCGGCGTCGATGCGCTGCTCGGGGCCGAGGACGTCACCGCTGCGGGTGACGCGGTTGACCGCCGTACCGATCGTGAACAGCGGATGGACCGGGGTGACGGGGCTGTCGCAGTGCAGTGCGAACCGCAGTCCCGCCGCGGTGATCGACGCGAGAGGACTGATCCGGCTGCCGCGGTCGGGGCCGAGGAAACGGTCCCGGTGCCGGTCACCCCAGTAGTAGACGTGGTTGACGAACACCGATGCGGCGACACCGAGTTCGCTCATGCGCCGAATCTGGTCCTCGCGCAACGTCTGTACGTGTTCGAGCCGGTGCTGGAGTCCTCCCGGAAGTCCGGCGCCGGTCGCGGCCACGGCCTTCTCGATCGCATCGAGTGCGAGGTCGATGGCGTGGTCGCCGTTGGTGTGGACGGCGACCTGCAGCCCCGCGGCGTGGCACTGCGCGACCATCTCGTCGAGGTCCCCGGACGGGATCGCCATCTCGCCGCAGTGGCAGCCGTCCAGGTCGTGGTACGGCTCCGACAGTGCGCCGGTGTGCAACTGGATCGACCCGTCCGAGATCAGTTTGACGCCACCGACAGTGAGCGTGTCGTCGGACGATTCACCGGTGGCGGTGGCCGGGTCGAACCCGTCGAGGGCACCGAAGCCGACGTAGAGACGGCCACGCAGGGCCAGTTCACCGGCGGCCTGCAGGCGCCGGTAGGAGTCGATCATCACGGGGGTGACGAACATGTCGTGGAAGCTGGTGACACCGACCGCCGCCATCCGGGCGAGGGATCGGCGCAGTGACGCGTCGAGGTCGTCGGCGCCGGGCATCGCCTCGTCCGGGTCGACGACCAGGCGCATCGCCGGCAGCTCCCGAAACTCTCCGGTGGGGGCACCGTTCGCGTCCCGAACGATCACGCCTCCCTCGGGGTCGGGGGTATCACGGTCGATCCCCTTGGCCCGCAAGACGAACGAGTTGACGTACACCGCGTGTCCGGACAGGTGCCGGACGAAGATCGGCCGCGTCGTGTCGGCGCGGTCCAGGTCGGCGACGGTCAGACCGCGGTCGTCGGCGACGAGGGTGTCGTCGAAACCGGCGGCGAGGACCGCGTGCCCCGGAACGGCCCCGGCCGCGCGAACCGTCAGCGCAGCCACCAGGGCATCGATGTCCGGGCAGGCGGTGACACCCGCGTCCACATCGGCCTCGGCGTTGCCGGACATGTGGGGATGCAGGTGCGTTTCGATGAAGCCAGGAAGAACCGTCCGGCCCGCGAGATCGACCCGGGCGGTGCCCGGTCCGGCGAGCGCGGCGATCTCGGTGTCCGACCCCACGGCGACGAATCGTCCGTCCCGTACCGCGAAGGCCGTGACGGTATCCGCATCCGTCATGGTCTGCACGACGCCACCCAGGCAGATCAGGTCGGGACGCGAAGTGCCCGCATCGGCACCCGCTGCCAAACAATCGACCATTTGATCTCCTTTTGAGACGTGCGTCACAAGACGCTCGAGGGAGGCTAGCGCACAATGAAATTCACTCCGGACACCGGAGCGTTCCTACCTGCGAGTAATTTCCGAAACACCCTGATCCGAGCAAGAAACCGCACGTCGGAGCCGAGTCCCACTCAGCGAGACCTGCGGGATTGCGGGAGCGCTCGTCCGATCACGCCGGGCCGGACACGCGCGCGTCTGCATGCCCCCGAACCGGTGAGTCCCATCGATGTGGCACCGGGTCGCGGCCGGCGCGATACCGCCTCGTTCGGCGCCCGACGCCGCGGTGGCGGCGGCCGACATCGCGCCCAGCCTGCTCGCCGACCCCCATGCCCGAGGCGTGTGCTGCGAACCCATCACGACACCTCCACTTCCGACGGCCGTCGACATCTTCGACGCCCACCCTGAAAGGAGTGCTGAACTGCGAAAACGCCGACGTCGAACACGGTCTACACCAACTGGCGTCCCGATAATCTAGGACATGTTTCTCATTTCCACAAGAGTCGTTCGACCGTCGATGCGTGAACCGCGAATACCCCTGGGAGAGCACGAAACCCCCGATCTGTCCGAATCCTTGTGTGACGCCCATCTCACCCGCTAGAGTCCGTGTCTGCAACGGACCGCGCGGCGTGCCCGCCGTGGCCGTCAGCACTCGGCGACCGGGCGCTCTGCCCTGTCGGATGCCCGAGATTCCAACTCGATCAGGCGGACGGGACCACACGACACCCGTACCGACAGCACGGGCGCCAACCCCCAACCGTGGAGGTTCTTCATGAGCAAGTATTCGAGGAGAGTCAGCCGCATGCTGGCGATGGTCGCCATCGGTGCCGTCGCCCTCACCGGCTGCGCCGGCAACGACGACAACGACGAGAACTCGTCCGGTTCCGGTGGAGCGACGACGACGGCCTTCGGAATCCTGGGCGACCAGGGTGACGGCGGCACCCCGGTGTCGGGTGGCACGCTCAGCTACGCCACCTACGCGCCCGTCACGAGCCTGGATCCGACCGTCACCCAGCCCGCGGGAGCGACCGGCGGTTCCGAGATGGCGGCCGTCTACGACGTGCTGATGCGGTACGACACCGAGACGCAGACCTTCGAGCCGCAGCTCGCGAAGTCGTTCGAGGAGAGCAGCGACCACCTGACGTGGACGCTGAAGCTGCGCGACGGCGTCACCTTCAGCGACGGCACTCCGCTGAACGCGGACGCGGTCGTCGCGAGCATCGATCGCTACAACCAGCGACGCGGCGCCAACTCGCAGGTGTACACGCAGATGGTCAAGAGCACCGAGGCCACGGACGCGTCGACCGTCGTGTTCACGCTGAACCAGCCGTGGCGCACCTTCCCGGCGATGCTCGCCTACGGGCACGGCATGATCGTGGCCCCGTCCTCGCAGCAGGGCGACAAGTTCACCCCGATCGGCGCCGGCCCGTTCACGGTCACCAACCTGGCACCGCAGCAAGAGCTGGATCTGAAGGCCCGTCCGGACTACTGGGGCGGCGCGCCGAACCTCGACGGCCTCAAGTTCGTCGCGATCGCCGCCGAGCAGCCCAAGGTCGACGCACTGAAGACCAACGGCGTCGACATGATCTACCTCCGCAACGCGGAGACCGTGAACGCCGCGAAGGACGAGTTCCCCGGCTACATCGAGACCGTGAGCATGTCGATGGTCGGCCAGCTCAACAACGCGGAGGGCCGCCCCGGCTCCGACCCGCGAGTCCGTCAGGCCATCGCGTACGCCGTCGACCCCGAGGTCCTGAACCAGCGCGCCCGCAACGGGCAGGGCATGCCGGGCACCGACATGTTCCAGCCGTGGTCGATCTGGCACGGTGACACCTCCGGCATCACCCCGGACGCCGCGAAGGCCAAGGAACTCGTCGAGCAGGCCAAGGCCGACGGCTTCGACGGCAGGATCACCTACGTCGGTGTCAACGAGCCCAACGCCCAGCAGATCGCGCTGGCCGTGCAGGCCCAGCTCAACGCCGTCGGCTTCGACGTCGTCCTCGAGACCACCAGCAACATCACCGACATGGTCAAGCGGCTCTACGTCGACCGCAACTACGACATGAGCTTCGGCGCCTACAGCATCTCGGACGTCGCGCCCGAGATCCGGCTGTTCAGCTCGCTGTCGAGCACGTCGACCAACAACATCCTCGGCTACAAGAACCCGGAGATGGACGAACTGCTCGCCAAGGTGCTCTCGGCTCCGGACGAGTCCGCCCAGAAGGCCGCGATCAACGAGATCCAGCAGTTGGTGAACACCGATCAGCCGTTCCTCGCGTGGGGCGCCGGCACCAACTTCGTCGCCTGGGGTGACAACGTGTACCGCGTGAGCCCGACCGTCGACGGAATCATGCTGTTCGACAAGGCGTTCAAGAAGTAACCCGACACCGCATCACCCAGCGGAAGGCCCCGCCACTCCAGTGGCGGGGCCTTCCGCTGTGCGGTCGCTATCCGGTCGACGGCGGCGCCGGCTGCGCGCCCCGGACGAGACGGCCCGGCAGCGCCCCGGTGTGCCCACCGTTCTCGAACACCACCTCCCCCGCGACGACCGTCGCGGTGTACCCCGATGCGGTCTGCATCAGCCGCCGGCCGCCGGTGGGCAGGTCGTAGCAAACCTCCGGGTGGTGGGCCTGCAGCCGATCGAAGTCGATCACATTGAGATCTGCCCGGTAGCCGACCTCGATCCGGCCCCGGTCGAGCAGGCCGACGACGGCCGCGGTGTCGGCGGTGTGCCGCTTGACCAGCCATTCGACCGGGAACCGGTCACCGCGCCGGCGGTCCCGGCCCCAATGTGTGAGCAGCGTGGTGGGGAAGCTCGCGTCGCAGATCGCGCCGCAGTGCGCGCCCCCGTCCCCGAGTGCCGGCACGGTGTCGGCGCGGGCCAGCATCTCCCCGACGGCGTCGAGATTCCCGGCCGCATAGTTGAGCATCGGGAAGTACAGCAGCCCGCGCCCGTCCTGCGACATCATCGCGTCGTATGCCACCGCGACCGGATCGGCGCCGGCCCGCTCGGCGAACGCTGCCACCGAATCCTCCGGCCCCGGCTCGTAGTTCGGCGGATCGCCGAGCAGGTACACCCGATCGAACCGGGTCGAGAGCCGCTCGACGAACTCGCTGTCGGTCACCGGGGACTCCGTCAGGATCGCGGCCCGGACCTCGGTGCGGCGCAACTGCTCGATCCGTTCGGCCGGCGGCAGGTCCGCGAGTGCGGCGTAGGTCGGGTACGCCATGAACGGATGCCAGCTGAGCTCCCAGCCGAGCATCACCCCGACCGCGCGCGGCGCAACCTGACCGATGATCGGAATGTTCTGCTTCGCAGACACTTCCGACAGGCCGTCGAGCAGGTCCACCCATTTGTCCGGAGCCCGGTCGCTCTGGACCACCGAGACCGACATCGGTCGCTGCGCCGCCGCGACGATCGCACTCACGAACTCCATCTCCTCCGGCTCGTCCATGAAGTCGGAGATGAAGTCGATGACGCCGGCACCTGCATCGGCGAGGCCCCGAGCCATGCCGGTCAGTTCTTCGCGCGACGCGGTGAGACTCGGCGTCGGTTCGCCCGTGGACGTCTTGTGCACCGCGGTCCGAGACGTCGACCATCCGAGCGCGCCGGCCTCGATCGACTCGGCCACGAGAGCGCGCATCCGGTCCATCTCGGCGTCGGTCGGCCGCGCGAGATGGTCTCCGCCACGCGGACCCATCACATAGGTGCGCAGCGCCCCGTGCGGCAACTGCGCCGCGAAATCGATCGCGTGCGGAGTGTCGATCGCGTCGAGGTAGTCGGGGAAGGTCTCCCAGTTCCACGACATCCCTTCGGCCAGGACACTTCCGGGAATGTCCTCGACACCCTCCATGAGGCTGATCAACCAGTCGCGCTGCTCCGGCCGGACCGGGGCGAACCCGACACCGCAGTTCCCCATGACCACTGTGGTCACCCCGTGCAGAGACGACGGGGTCAGTAGCGGATCCCATGTGACCTGCCCGTCGTAGTGGGTGTGGATGTCGACGAACCCCGGTGTGACGAGCAGTCCGGCTGCGTCGATCTCGCGTCGCCCGGTGCCGGGCACATCGCCGACCGCGGTGATGCGGCCGTCGTCGACCGCGACGTCCGCCGACCGGGGAGCCGCACCCGTCCCGTCGACGACCAGCCCGCCACGAATCACCAGATCATGCATGAACACTCCCTTCCTCGGAATCCTTGTGCACATCAACGGTTTCGATGATTCTCGCGATGGCCGCCACGATCTCGCCGGCAGCAGCGGCAGCGGCCGACGAGGCGGCGGTGAACTGCAGGAACCCGTGCGGCAGCGAGGGGTAGCGCAGCAGTTCGACCCGCACACCGGCCTCGGACAGTCGCTGCGCGTACTCGAGCCCCTCGTCGAGCAGAGGGTCGTGGCCGCCGACCACGACGACCGTCGACGGCAGTCCCGACAGGTCGAGGGCTCGGATCGGTGCGATCATCGGCGACGTTCTCGGCGCCGCCTCCGGGCAGTAGTGATCGAGGAACCACTGCATCTCGCGGGCACCGAGGAACACTCCCGAGTTCGTGGCGTACGAATCACGGTCGAGGTCGGTGTCGACCACCGGGTAGATCAGCACCTGTCCCACCAGGTCGATTTCCTCGTCGTCTCGGGCCAGGTTCGCGCACACGGCGGCCAGGTTGCCGCCGGCACTGTCACCGGTCACCACGACGCTGCGCCCCAGATCCTCGGATCCGGCTGCGACCCAACGCAGGACGGCCATCGCGTCGTCGATCGCCGCCGGGAATCGATGCTCCGGCGCGAGCCGGTAGTCCACGCTCACGACCGTGGCTCCGGCGGTCTCGGCGATCGCCCGGCAGATCGCGTCCGCGTACTCGAGGTCCCCGGTGACCCAGCCCCCACCGTGGAAGTGGACGACGGTACTCGCCGACGTGGTGGTGTGTGGCCGGTAGAGCCGGACCGCGATGTGGTCACCGATCGTGTGCGCGGTGACCGCACCGACGTCCGGGCCGGGTGCGCACGACGCGGTCGTGCCCCGCACACGTTGCCGTGCCTCGTCCGGTGACAGGTCCACCATGGGCGGAAGTCCGGCACCGGCGACCGCCTCGGCGACGGACTGGAACGCGGGGTCCAGTCGGATTCGAGCGCCTTCCATACCTCTTGTCATGAACTAGAATCTAACTCTAGTCTCAAACTATGGCAACGGTCACACCCGAGCGGACGGAGTATCCTGCCGTTCCCGGATTTCGGTTGCGGGACTTCGCGTCCCGCGACCGACGCGCGCTACGGCCGGCCGGCCGCCGCGGTCGGGAAGATCATGTCCACTGCGCGATCCAGCAGCCGATGGACCTCCGCAACGTTCCGTCGCCCGAGTCCGAACATGATCAACTCGTGCGCCAGGACCGCCGTCACGACCGCGACGATGTCCTCCGCTTCCTCGTCCGGCAGGTCGAACAACTGTTCCCGGTACGACGCGAGGACCTGCGCCGAGAACTCTGCGAACAGCGCGCACACCACCGGATCGGTCGACTGCCGCAGCGTGTTCTGCAGCCGCAGGTAGGTCGGGTACTCCTCGAACCGATGGACCGAGTGGTGCAGGCGGATCCGGATGCGTTCGGCCGGCGGCAGAGCCGGGTCGGGTGCACCGCCGCGCGTGATCGGATCGGTCGCGGACCAGTCCCGCAACACCGCCGCATAGAGGTGGTCCTTGGACGCGAAGTACCGGTACACGGTGCCCAGCGCGACATCCGAACGCTCCGCGACGTCCCGGACCTGGATGCGCTCGAAATCGTCCGCCACCAACAATTCCCCGGCCGCATCGATGATGCGCTGGCGTCGCTCCCGCTGACCGCGGGGCAACGACGCCGGGTCCGGCAGCACCGGTCTGTCCTGCCGGTCCGCAGCCCCTGCACCCACGCTCGCACGCCTCCCATCGCCCCCACCCGACCGGCGGGACACCTGCACCGATGCTACTGGCAGCCCCGTATCCCACTACGAAAAGAGGTTTCTCCATGCACGACTCCACCGTTCCCGAGCCCACCTACGACGTCGTCGTGGTCGGCGCCGGATTCGCCGGCCTGTACGCGCTGCACCTCCTGCGTCTGCGCGGGCTGTCGGCGCACTTGTTCGAAGCCGAGAACGGGGTGGGCGGCACGTGGCTGCGCAACCGCTACCCGGGCGCCCGCTGCGACGTCGACAGCGCCGACTACTCGTACTCGTTCGACGACGCGTTGCAACAGGACTGGGTGTGGACCGAACGGTTCCCCGCACAGCCGGAGATCCTGCGGTACCTCGAGCACGTCGCCGACCGGTTCGGACTGTACGACGACATCACGTTCGGCACCCGGGTGACAGCGGCACACTTCGACGACGCCACCGCGCTGTGGACGCTGCGCACCGACGACGGTGCCGCCGTGACGGCGCAGTGGACGATCATGGCGACCGGTGCACTCTCGGCGGCGCGCCTGCCCGACATCCCGGGCCGGGACTCGTTCGCCGGGGACGTCTTCCACACGTCGGTGTGGCCCGCCGACGGGGTCGACTTCACGGGCCGCCGGGTCGGCGTGATCGGCACCGGATCGTCGGGGGTGCAGGCGATCCCGGTGATCGCCGAGCAGGCCGCGCAGCTCACGGTGTTCCAGCGCACGCCCGGATTCGTCGTCCCGGCCCGGAACCGGCCACTGGCCGCCGGGGAACTCGATGCGATCAAGGCGGACTATCCGGCACGGCGGCAGCGGCTGCGCGAATCGCACGGCGGCTGGACGATCGCGGCCCCCGTCGGCCTGGCCCGCGAGACCGCCCCGGAGGTTCGGGACAAGGAGTACGAGAGCCGCTGGGCGGCTGGCGGTATCGGCTTCCAGAACACGTTCGGCGACATCATGCTCGACGCCGACGCGAACGAGACTGCCGCCGAGTTCGTGCGCGCCAAGATCCGGGCGACGGTCCACGATCCCGCCACGGCGGAGACGCTGTGCCCGCGCGGTTATCCGTTGGGGGCGAAGCGCCTGTGCATCGGCACCGACTACTACGAGACGTACAACCGGGACACTGTCGACCTGGTCGATGTGCGGGCCACCCCGATCCGGGAGATCGTGCCCGCCGGGATCCGCACCGGAACCGGCGCGGACGTCGTGGTCCACGAACTGGATGCGATCGTGTTCGCCACCGGATTCGACGCCATGACCGGCGCCCTCGACGCCGTCGACATCCGCGGCCGTGACGACGTCACGCTGCGGGAGGCGTGGCGGGACGGGCCCCGCACGTATCTCGGGGTCGCGGTCGCCGGCTTCCCGAATCTCTTCGTGATCACCGGTCCGGGCAGCCCCTCGGTGCTGTCCAACGTGGTCGTCTCCATCGAACAGCACGTCGAGTGGGTGACCGGGTTCCTCGACCACCTGCGCGCCACCGGGGCACGGACCGCGGAGGCGACACCGCAGGCGCAAGCGGACTGGGGTGATCACGTCACCGGTATCGCCGCCGGCAGCCTCTACCAGCAGGCCGATTCGTGGTACGTCGGCGCGAACGTCCCCGGCAAACCCCGCGTCTTCCTGCCCTATCTCGGTGGCGTGGGCACCTACCGGACCCTGTGCGCGCAGATCGCGGCCGACGGGTATCGGGGGTTCACCACGACCGCCGACCACGAGGCCGGAAGTTCTCGAGCCGAGCCGTTCCGAACGGCATAACCCCGTCGGCGTCGGGGGGTGATGCCGTTCGTCCGGCCACTACGGTCGGACCGGCGATTCGGTCGGAGTGATCACGATGTTGATCGGCCGTTCCTCGGGATGATCGCCGCGGAGCAATTCGATCCCGTATTCGAGACGATCGAATCCGAGCACATGAGTGCGCATGCGGCTGAGCGGGAATCGGCCGGACGCGACGATGCCCGCCGCCTGCTGGTACGACTGCACACTCGACCCGCCGCACCCGATCAACCGGATGTTCTTGAGCGTCAGCAGGTCGATCGGGAAGTTCTCGATCGGCCGAGTCTTGAGTCCTGCCGACACCACCGTGCCGCCCGTGCGGACGATGTCGAGGGCGTCGAGAAGCGGCCCGGTCGCGTGCGGCGACGTGTCGAGTACGACGTCGAATCCCCGTCCGCGGGTCGTCAGGTGCGCTGCGTCCCGCAGGTCTCCGGTCTCGACGTCGACCACCACGTCGGCGCCGAATTCCTTTGCGAGATCGAGCTTGTGCTGATCGCGTGACAGTCCGGTCGCGAGGATCGTGTCGGCGCCGACCGCCTTCGCCGCGACGACTGCGGCAAGCCCGCGCTGGCCGCAGCCCAGGATCGCGATGGTCGTCCCGATCGTGGTGCCGGGGGTCGTCACCGCCCAGTCGATCGCAGCTGCCAACGGATTCCACAGGGTGGCGTCCAGCGGGTCGGTGCTCGCCGGGAACGGGTGCAGGATCGCGTTCGGATGAATGTAGACGTGCGTCGCGTAGCCGCCCCACAGAGCCGGGGCGTGCCGGGTCGGGATGTACCCGTACGCATTGGGACGGAACGGCCACCCGCTGC from Prescottella sp. R16 includes these protein-coding regions:
- a CDS encoding ABC transporter permease; the protein is MARTVIDKLIELVVVLFIVSLGTFALVSFIPGDPSVAVLGEGRAPEEYARVRAEMGLDDPFLTRYWNWLSGALQGDLGTSMVPPQGSVTDSIASALPVSVQLAVMGLVIALVVSVPLAMYSARHQGGWIDRAISACTFGVLSIPSFLSGLLLIMIFVNSLGWFPRSQWVRVSEGLGENLYHAILPAVAISLLEMAMFTRILRSDLVTTLKENYILVAKAKGMSNRHLLFSDALRPSSFSLITMLGIVLGSMIGSTVIVETLFSLPGMGSLIVRAAQQGDMPMVQGAVLVIAVIYVVANSVIDISYGYLDPRSRRAHV
- a CDS encoding amidohydrolase, whose product is MVDCLAAGADAGTSRPDLICLGGVVQTMTDADTVTAFAVRDGRFVAVGSDTEIAALAGPGTARVDLAGRTVLPGFIETHLHPHMSGNAEADVDAGVTACPDIDALVAALTVRAAGAVPGHAVLAAGFDDTLVADDRGLTVADLDRADTTRPIFVRHLSGHAVYVNSFVLRAKGIDRDTPDPEGGVIVRDANGAPTGEFRELPAMRLVVDPDEAMPGADDLDASLRRSLARMAAVGVTSFHDMFVTPVMIDSYRRLQAAGELALRGRLYVGFGALDGFDPATATGESSDDTLTVGGVKLISDGSIQLHTGALSEPYHDLDGCHCGEMAIPSGDLDEMVAQCHAAGLQVAVHTNGDHAIDLALDAIEKAVAATGAGLPGGLQHRLEHVQTLREDQIRRMSELGVAASVFVNHVYYWGDRHRDRFLGPDRGSRISPLASITAAGLRFALHCDSPVTPVHPLFTIGTAVNRVTRSGDVLGPEQRIDAATAVSGYTTAAARLVGEDDVKGAIAPGLFADFVVLDGDPLSCEPSAIGDVAVLTTVVGGRVVFSAGSVAPEFASAEGEVR
- a CDS encoding ABC transporter substrate-binding protein; translation: MNGSSLARLGRFVTALSAAAVLIAGCAGSSTGSTDASEVSTGLVGGQADGGDPVSGGTLSYATYSSVSSLDPADRQDGGSTGGSEMAAIYDLLMRYDPEAKEYVPQLAQSLTANGDNTVWTLRLRDGATFSDGTPVDADAVRWSIDRYLQKKGTHTQVWNVSVADVTSPDASTVVFTLKQPWNEFPIMFTTGPGMVVAPSSMASGTFAPVGAGPFTVERFASQDELVLAANPSYWGGKPHLDRLRFPAIVSEQGKLDALHAGDIQAAYLRNAETVHNALDSGDVGYVYTVNMGGVGNINQREGRAASDERVRKAIVAGFDPNAFNERVEGGFGKSGSDMFQDWSQWHGDVAGAGYDPDAAKKYLDEAKADGYDGKLTYVGMNDPATQRSALAFQSQLQAVGFTVDIVYASSINDLVKKMYAQHDYDIGYAGFNILDESPFVRMYGNLSSASTSNVLGYQNSEMDALLTDLQTAATDDDRRRVLENIQTLVNDTAPMLVVGAGKYFIPWSSNAHGITPSADGIMLFGNAWLASGSAS
- a CDS encoding amidohydrolase family protein; the protein is MHDLVIRGGLVVDGTGAAPRSADVAVDDGRITAVGDVPGTGRREIDAAGLLVTPGFVDIHTHYDGQVTWDPLLTPSSLHGVTTVVMGNCGVGFAPVRPEQRDWLISLMEGVEDIPGSVLAEGMSWNWETFPDYLDAIDTPHAIDFAAQLPHGALRTYVMGPRGGDHLARPTDAEMDRMRALVAESIEAGALGWSTSRTAVHKTSTGEPTPSLTASREELTGMARGLADAGAGVIDFISDFMDEPEEMEFVSAIVAAAQRPMSVSVVQSDRAPDKWVDLLDGLSEVSAKQNIPIIGQVAPRAVGVMLGWELSWHPFMAYPTYAALADLPPAERIEQLRRTEVRAAILTESPVTDSEFVERLSTRFDRVYLLGDPPNYEPGPEDSVAAFAERAGADPVAVAYDAMMSQDGRGLLYFPMLNYAAGNLDAVGEMLARADTVPALGDGGAHCGAICDASFPTTLLTHWGRDRRRGDRFPVEWLVKRHTADTAAVVGLLDRGRIEVGYRADLNVIDFDRLQAHHPEVCYDLPTGGRRLMQTASGYTATVVAGEVVFENGGHTGALPGRLVRGAQPAPPSTG
- a CDS encoding ABC transporter substrate-binding protein; this encodes MSKYSRRVSRMLAMVAIGAVALTGCAGNDDNDENSSGSGGATTTAFGILGDQGDGGTPVSGGTLSYATYAPVTSLDPTVTQPAGATGGSEMAAVYDVLMRYDTETQTFEPQLAKSFEESSDHLTWTLKLRDGVTFSDGTPLNADAVVASIDRYNQRRGANSQVYTQMVKSTEATDASTVVFTLNQPWRTFPAMLAYGHGMIVAPSSQQGDKFTPIGAGPFTVTNLAPQQELDLKARPDYWGGAPNLDGLKFVAIAAEQPKVDALKTNGVDMIYLRNAETVNAAKDEFPGYIETVSMSMVGQLNNAEGRPGSDPRVRQAIAYAVDPEVLNQRARNGQGMPGTDMFQPWSIWHGDTSGITPDAAKAKELVEQAKADGFDGRITYVGVNEPNAQQIALAVQAQLNAVGFDVVLETTSNITDMVKRLYVDRNYDMSFGAYSISDVAPEIRLFSSLSSTSTNNILGYKNPEMDELLAKVLSAPDESAQKAAINEIQQLVNTDQPFLAWGAGTNFVAWGDNVYRVSPTVDGIMLFDKAFKK